Proteins encoded within one genomic window of Tidjanibacter massiliensis:
- a CDS encoding dihydroorotate dehydrogenase, with product MKMEGMDTACRPDMSVELSGLRLDNPVIPASGTFGFGAEFAEFYDLDILGSFSFKGTTREARFGNPTPRIAECREGMINAVGLQNPGVETVIAEELPHIAKIFHKPVVANISGFSVEDYAYCCEKIDAQEQVGIIEVNISCPNVKHGGMSFGTVPESAYEVTRAVKAVTTKPVYMKLSPNVTDIVSIAKACEEGGADGLTLINTLLGMRIDLRTRRPVIANTMGGFSGPAIFPVALRMVYQVAKACRIPVMGCGGVATARDVIEMMMAGATAVQVGAENLRNPYACKEIIEALPAEMERLGIARLRDIIGVA from the coding sequence ATGAAGATGGAAGGAATGGATACGGCGTGCCGCCCGGATATGTCGGTGGAGCTCAGCGGACTCCGGCTCGACAATCCGGTGATACCCGCGAGCGGCACGTTCGGTTTCGGTGCGGAATTCGCCGAGTTTTACGACCTGGACATACTCGGTTCGTTCTCTTTCAAGGGGACGACGCGGGAGGCGCGTTTCGGGAATCCGACGCCCCGCATCGCGGAGTGCCGCGAGGGAATGATAAATGCCGTCGGGCTTCAGAATCCCGGCGTCGAGACTGTGATAGCGGAGGAGCTGCCGCATATCGCGAAGATATTCCACAAACCGGTGGTGGCCAATATCAGCGGGTTTTCGGTGGAGGATTACGCCTACTGCTGCGAGAAAATCGATGCGCAGGAGCAGGTGGGTATCATTGAGGTGAACATCAGTTGCCCGAACGTAAAGCACGGCGGGATGAGTTTCGGCACGGTACCCGAAAGCGCCTATGAAGTGACCAGGGCCGTGAAGGCCGTCACGACAAAGCCCGTATATATGAAACTGAGTCCCAACGTGACCGATATCGTGTCCATCGCCAAGGCGTGCGAGGAGGGTGGAGCGGACGGGCTGACGCTCATCAATACGCTGCTGGGCATGCGTATCGACCTGCGTACGCGCAGGCCCGTCATCGCCAATACCATGGGCGGTTTTTCGGGGCCGGCCATCTTCCCGGTAGCGCTGCGCATGGTTTATCAGGTGGCCAAAGCGTGCCGGATTCCGGTCATGGGGTGCGGCGGGGTGGCGACGGCCCGCGACGTCATCGAGATGATGATGGCCGGAGCCACGGCGGTGCAGGTGGGAGCCGAGAATCTGCGCAATCCGTATGCCTGCAAGGAAATCATCGAGGCGCTTCCGGCCGAGATGGAGCGGTTGGGAATCGCCCGCCTGCGGGACATCATCGGGGTGGCCTGA
- the pyrB gene encoding aspartate carbamoyltransferase, translated as MHHLIDITDLSMQELQEIIDLALDIIADRPAYTERCKNKTLATLFYEPSTRTRLSFEAAMLELGGNVLGFSDASTSSVTKGESLADTIMTINKFADIIAMRHPKDGAPLVASRVTDIPIINGGDGSHCHPTQTLADLLTIKREMRRLDNLVIGMCGDLKFGRTVHSLTKAMMRYDNIRFVMISPDELRMPEHVLEELREAGIPYTEVRDMESVMPELDILYMTRVQRERFDDPAVYEALKDTYILDAEKMKLAKKNMAVLHPLPRVNEIAVEVDKDPRAAYFREVENGKFMRMALICKLFEWENKRMENPQLVGVEENPAGVKCPNKRCICNSENVPQLMRPVEGEEGAYRCAYCETLVRK; from the coding sequence ATGCATCACCTTATCGACATCACCGACCTGAGCATGCAGGAACTGCAGGAGATTATTGATCTCGCGCTCGACATCATCGCAGACCGTCCGGCTTACACTGAAAGATGCAAGAACAAGACGCTGGCCACTCTCTTCTACGAACCCAGTACGCGCACCCGCCTCAGCTTCGAGGCCGCGATGCTCGAACTCGGCGGTAATGTTCTCGGATTCTCGGATGCAAGCACCTCTTCGGTAACGAAAGGCGAGTCGCTTGCCGACACCATAATGACCATCAATAAATTCGCCGACATCATCGCCATGCGTCACCCCAAAGACGGCGCTCCGCTCGTGGCGTCGCGCGTGACCGACATACCGATTATCAACGGCGGCGACGGTTCGCACTGCCATCCGACGCAGACGCTTGCCGACCTGCTCACCATCAAGCGCGAAATGCGCCGGCTGGACAACCTCGTCATCGGTATGTGCGGCGACCTGAAATTCGGCCGTACGGTACATTCGCTCACCAAGGCGATGATGCGTTACGACAACATCCGTTTCGTGATGATTTCGCCCGACGAGCTGAGGATGCCGGAGCACGTGCTCGAGGAGCTGCGCGAGGCGGGTATTCCCTACACCGAGGTGCGGGATATGGAGAGCGTGATGCCGGAGCTCGACATCCTCTACATGACGCGCGTGCAGCGGGAGCGTTTCGACGACCCGGCCGTGTACGAGGCGCTGAAGGATACCTATATCCTCGATGCGGAGAAGATGAAGCTCGCCAAGAAGAACATGGCCGTACTGCACCCGCTGCCCCGCGTGAACGAAATCGCCGTGGAGGTGGATAAGGACCCGCGTGCGGCTTATTTCCGTGAGGTAGAGAACGGTAAGTTCATGCGTATGGCCCTTATCTGCAAACTGTTCGAGTGGGAGAACAAACGCATGGAGAATCCGCAGCTGGTCGGCGTGGAGGAGAATCCCGCAGGTGTGAAGTGCCCCAATAAGCGCTGCATCTGCAACTCGGAGAACGTGCCCCAGCTCATGCGTCCCGTCGAGGGCGAAGAGGGTGCATACCGTTGCGCTTACTGCGAAACACTTGTCAGAAAGTAA
- a CDS encoding leucine-rich repeat domain-containing protein has protein sequence MKKMKSVMPLFLLPLLLTACEKIGELFGGDGGSTVTPPEIRVVAVTDVMAYVEVGYYDETTEAEVGICWAEHPAPGTEQTIALSGPGMAVEIDGLAPQTEYYARSYARGGNGKTTFGGEVQFTTDRERPKVTVEGLTVYDQSVEVVCRAWGPRIKEVGVCWNTDGSPSTENGEFRLCTYDAGNDLYRATVTGLSESTHYYLRGFVRTDDGYTYFSDGEADFRTEGVYVPDMQIIMPIGKEDTYADVIYGVYEEHIVRRGLCWATEPEPTVDDAMTDDGSVEGTLEVRIEGLQPATDYYIRPYVVLPHAVDGERLYYGAEEMFTTYEADEFFEVPDAVFAAYLVAKFDKNGDGKVSRREAVDVSYMDDLSGRNITSLKGIENFPNLAVIRCRDNQITELDISGNPKLFNVECSGNRLTALVLGDGELEMLEMLDCSGNLLTDLDVSGLPALRDLDCDDNMLRSLDLGANGRLEELSCMSNPLTALDLGDNPELTKLYCANCKLTSLDLSANPKLTDLYCSDNGLTLLEISNCTALTDLSCRFNSLASLDVSRATELRDLDCGYNETIAALDLSRCKKLERVDCAKNRIAELDLSDNPLLVSVRCEQNALTLLDVSGCTALESLMCYGNELAELRTDGLAVLDFLNCSQNRLPSLDLSDAVRLTTLVCNTNALVSLDVSHNTYLEYLDCGKNNITTLDLRNNPDLDASGLVCDSYVNVIWK, from the coding sequence ATGAAGAAGATGAAAAGCGTAATGCCGCTGTTTCTGCTGCCGTTGCTGCTGACCGCATGCGAGAAGATAGGCGAGCTGTTCGGCGGGGACGGGGGAAGTACCGTGACGCCGCCGGAGATAAGGGTGGTGGCCGTGACCGATGTGATGGCCTATGTCGAGGTGGGATATTATGATGAAACGACAGAGGCCGAGGTCGGCATCTGCTGGGCGGAACACCCTGCGCCGGGAACCGAACAGACCATTGCCCTGTCCGGTCCGGGGATGGCGGTCGAAATTGACGGGCTTGCTCCCCAGACCGAATATTACGCACGTAGCTATGCGCGCGGCGGGAACGGTAAGACGACGTTCGGCGGCGAGGTGCAGTTTACGACCGACCGCGAGCGGCCCAAAGTAACGGTCGAGGGTCTCACGGTGTACGACCAGTCCGTTGAGGTGGTGTGCAGGGCATGGGGCCCCCGCATCAAGGAGGTCGGCGTGTGCTGGAATACCGACGGTTCGCCCAGCACCGAAAACGGGGAGTTCCGGCTTTGTACGTACGATGCCGGGAACGACCTTTACCGGGCGACCGTGACCGGCCTCAGTGAGTCGACGCACTATTATCTCAGGGGGTTCGTCCGGACGGACGACGGCTATACCTATTTTTCCGACGGCGAAGCGGATTTCCGTACGGAGGGCGTTTACGTGCCCGACATGCAGATTATCATGCCCATCGGGAAAGAGGATACCTATGCGGATGTCATTTACGGAGTGTACGAGGAGCATATCGTTCGCCGCGGGCTGTGCTGGGCGACGGAGCCGGAGCCTACGGTGGATGACGCGATGACCGACGACGGTTCGGTCGAAGGGACCCTGGAGGTGCGGATTGAAGGGTTGCAGCCGGCCACCGACTACTACATTCGTCCTTACGTGGTGCTTCCGCACGCAGTGGACGGAGAGCGCCTCTATTATGGGGCGGAGGAGATGTTCACCACCTATGAGGCCGACGAGTTCTTCGAGGTGCCGGATGCGGTTTTCGCCGCGTATCTCGTCGCCAAATTCGATAAGAACGGCGACGGTAAGGTCTCCCGGCGCGAGGCGGTCGATGTCTCCTATATGGACGATTTGTCCGGCCGGAACATCACTTCGTTGAAGGGCATCGAAAATTTCCCGAATCTGGCCGTTATCCGCTGTCGGGACAACCAGATAACGGAGCTTGACATCAGCGGCAATCCGAAACTGTTCAATGTGGAGTGCAGCGGCAATAGACTGACCGCCCTCGTCTTGGGAGACGGGGAACTGGAGATGTTGGAGATGCTCGACTGTTCCGGCAATCTGCTGACCGACCTGGATGTCTCAGGCCTCCCAGCCTTGAGAGACCTCGACTGCGACGACAACATGCTGCGGAGCCTCGACCTCGGGGCGAACGGCCGGTTGGAGGAGCTGTCGTGTATGAGCAATCCCCTGACTGCGCTCGACCTCGGCGATAATCCGGAGCTGACGAAACTCTATTGTGCGAATTGCAAGCTGACCTCGCTCGACCTGTCGGCCAATCCGAAACTGACCGACCTGTACTGTAGCGACAACGGCCTGACCCTTCTCGAAATATCGAACTGTACCGCTCTGACCGACCTCTCCTGCCGTTTCAACAGCCTGGCGTCGCTCGATGTTTCCCGTGCGACGGAGCTGCGCGACCTCGACTGCGGGTACAACGAGACCATCGCCGCACTCGACCTGAGTCGGTGTAAAAAACTCGAACGCGTGGATTGTGCCAAGAACCGTATTGCGGAGCTCGACCTTTCGGACAATCCTCTCCTGGTCTCCGTGCGCTGCGAACAGAACGCATTGACCTTGCTGGACGTTTCGGGCTGTACGGCACTCGAATCGCTGATGTGCTACGGCAATGAACTTGCAGAGCTCCGGACCGACGGCCTTGCCGTTCTCGACTTCCTGAACTGCAGCCAGAACCGCCTTCCGTCGCTCGACCTGAGCGATGCGGTGCGGCTTACGACGCTCGTCTGCAATACCAATGCGCTCGTCTCGCTGGACGTATCGCACAATACCTATCTCGAGTACCTCGACTGCGGGAAGAACAACATTACGACGCTCGACCTGCGGAACAACCCGGACCTGGATGCCTCCGGCCTTGTCTGCGATTCGTATGTGAACGTCATCTGGAAGTGA
- the pyrE gene encoding orotate phosphoribosyltransferase, with protein sequence MAGELKELERQIAKDLLSIGAVFLRPGEPFTWASGIKSPIYCDNRLTLTAPRVRDHIEAGLARVVKELYPECEVLMGTSTAGIAHAAITATLLDLPMGYVRSSAKDHGRTNRIEGRLERGQKAVVIEDLISTGDSCIEVVKALREAGAEVLGIASIFTYGMQTGLDHLREAEVRNHSLSNFDTLVEVAAEQGYIRPEDIERLMAFRANPRDESWIGTIR encoded by the coding sequence ATGGCCGGTGAACTGAAAGAACTCGAAAGACAGATTGCGAAGGACCTTCTTTCGATAGGGGCGGTATTCCTCAGGCCCGGGGAGCCCTTTACGTGGGCGAGCGGGATAAAGAGTCCGATTTACTGCGACAACCGCCTGACACTGACTGCACCGCGGGTGCGCGACCACATCGAGGCGGGCCTTGCCCGTGTGGTGAAGGAACTCTATCCCGAATGCGAAGTGTTGATGGGAACGAGTACCGCCGGCATTGCCCATGCGGCCATTACGGCCACCCTGCTCGACCTGCCGATGGGGTACGTGCGCAGCAGCGCCAAGGACCATGGCCGGACGAACCGCATCGAAGGCCGGCTGGAGAGAGGACAGAAAGCGGTTGTTATAGAAGACCTTATCTCTACGGGCGACAGTTGCATCGAGGTGGTGAAGGCGCTCCGCGAAGCGGGAGCCGAAGTGCTGGGCATAGCGAGCATATTCACGTACGGCATGCAGACCGGTCTCGACCATCTGCGCGAAGCGGAGGTGCGTAACCACAGCCTCTCGAACTTCGATACCCTTGTCGAGGTAGCTGCCGAGCAGGGATATATACGTCCGGAAGATATCGAACGCCTGATGGCCTTCCGTGCGAATCCGCGCGACGAGTCGTGGATTGGGACGATTCGGTAG
- the pyrF gene encoding orotidine-5'-phosphate decarboxylase, protein MAKDVIIACDFPGAKETFRFLDLFTQEKPFLKIGMELFYAEGPSIVKEIKRRGHRIFLDLKLHDIPNTVKKAMSVLARLDVDMTNVHAAGTIEMMRAALEGLTRPDGTRPLLIAVTQLTSTSEERMQRELLIQAPINDTIVQYARNTKEAGLDGVVCSPLEAGMVKEACGTDFVTVTPGVRFADGAKGDQVRVTTPARAAEIGTDYIVVGRPITEAADPVGAYRRCVKEFMMQ, encoded by the coding sequence ATGGCAAAAGACGTGATTATCGCGTGCGACTTTCCGGGCGCGAAAGAGACTTTCCGGTTTCTCGACCTGTTCACCCAGGAGAAACCTTTTCTGAAGATAGGCATGGAGCTCTTCTATGCGGAGGGCCCCTCGATAGTGAAGGAGATAAAGCGGCGCGGTCACAGGATATTCCTCGACCTCAAGCTGCACGATATTCCCAATACGGTGAAGAAGGCGATGTCGGTGCTCGCACGGCTGGACGTGGACATGACCAACGTGCATGCTGCCGGTACGATAGAGATGATGCGTGCCGCGCTGGAGGGACTTACCCGTCCGGACGGTACGCGGCCGCTGCTCATCGCCGTGACGCAGCTCACCTCCACCAGCGAGGAGCGCATGCAGCGCGAGCTGCTTATCCAGGCTCCGATAAACGATACCATCGTGCAGTATGCCCGCAATACGAAGGAGGCGGGGCTCGACGGCGTGGTCTGCTCGCCGCTCGAAGCCGGCATGGTGAAGGAGGCGTGCGGGACGGATTTTGTGACCGTAACGCCCGGTGTCCGTTTTGCCGACGGTGCGAAGGGGGACCAGGTACGGGTGACCACCCCGGCCCGTGCGGCGGAGATAGGCACCGACTACATCGTGGTGGGGCGTCCCATCACGGAGGCTGCCGACCCGGTGGGGGCATACCGCCGGTGCGTGAAGGAGTTCATGATGCAGTAG
- a CDS encoding dihydroorotate dehydrogenase electron transfer subunit yields the protein MYKRATYRIRSNEPLTETVYRMVVEGDTQYLTAPGQFVNIELPGRFLRRPISVCDYDGHTITLIYKVIGEGTAQMAGMAAGGELDMLTGLGNGFSTAVKTERPLLVGGGVGVPPLYNLAKRLLAEGRRVSVVLGFNTASEVFYAEEFEALGVDVTVATADGSRGMRGFVTDVLADGCTDYDYVYACGPMPMLRALSGAIRVPGQFSFEERMGCGFGGCMGCTCHTRNGNKRICKEGPVLTTDEIIWEER from the coding sequence ATGTATAAACGTGCGACATACAGGATACGTTCAAACGAGCCGCTGACGGAGACGGTTTACCGGATGGTGGTAGAGGGCGATACGCAGTACCTGACGGCGCCGGGGCAGTTCGTGAACATCGAGCTGCCGGGCCGGTTTCTCCGCAGACCCATTTCGGTGTGCGATTACGACGGGCATACGATAACGCTTATTTATAAGGTAATCGGCGAAGGTACCGCGCAGATGGCCGGTATGGCGGCGGGCGGGGAGCTCGATATGCTGACCGGACTGGGAAACGGTTTCTCGACCGCCGTGAAAACCGAACGGCCGCTGCTGGTGGGCGGCGGCGTGGGGGTGCCTCCGCTCTACAACCTGGCCAAGAGGCTGTTGGCCGAAGGACGTCGGGTGTCGGTGGTGCTCGGTTTCAATACGGCTTCGGAAGTCTTCTATGCCGAGGAGTTCGAGGCGCTCGGCGTCGATGTGACGGTCGCTACGGCGGACGGTTCGCGCGGCATGCGAGGCTTCGTCACCGATGTGCTTGCGGACGGATGTACGGATTATGATTACGTGTATGCCTGCGGCCCCATGCCGATGCTCCGTGCGCTGTCGGGGGCCATTCGGGTGCCGGGGCAGTTCAGCTTCGAGGAGCGGATGGGATGCGGTTTCGGCGGCTGCATGGGATGCACCTGCCATACGCGTAACGGCAACAAGCGTATCTGCAAGGAGGGCCCGGTGCTGACGACGGACGAAATCATATGGGAGGAACGATGA